ACGTCTGGAACAGATTTACGGACCGCAGTACAAGATGATCATAACAAGTGAGGAAGGAACAGGAACCGAAATAACCTTCCGGGTTCCCAAGCTGCGCACAGCTGTACAGATGCGTGAATTTACGAGGAATGCGGGGTAGGCCTTGATAAAAAAGCTCCGCTGCTCTAAATTACCCATTAAATAATCACAATTTAAGGCCGCAATTATGAGTAAATGTTCCTGTAACACCCGCATATTCAATTCCTTTGCTGCACGGATTCAAACCCTGCATGAAACCGTGTACGCAAAATCCACCACAGGCATCAAGCTCTACAGCACCATCAAGACCCTCTTTGTAATCAAAAGCCTCAGCCGAATAGTCATCCGCAATTTTTCCAAAGACTGGCAGGATGCATCTTGCCATATCAATGCAGGTGAAGATTGTATGGACGTGCTTCAAAATGCAGTAAACCTAAAGGATCAACTCACTGCGGCACACGCAAGACTCTGCACCCTCCCCTCCCCCTTTGCGCGCTGGGCAGGGCGCAGGCTTACCGGCCCTGTGCTGGACTGGAATGACCTTGTGCTAGACCTCTCCATTGCTTCGGACCCGAAAATTCAGCACTCCCTCAGCGAGCTTGAGGAGGTGCTCTAGCATGACCATGCTTCAGGAAACAGACGCTTACCTGCGTTACGAAAAAAGTTTGCTCAAAAAATACCCGCAGGCCAAGCGGGATATTAAACGCGCCAAAAAGAAAATCATAAAAAGACCGGCCCGAGGAGTTGTCTACCGAGGTCTCAACAAAATTGCCCTGCGCAAAATCAGGGTATCCATTAGAATCCTGCGCATCTCCCCGCGTAAAGGTTTACGTCTTTTCTACTTCTATTCCGAAAAAAAAAATAAAGCCGTGCCCATCTTCATCTTCAAGAAAGGCCGCCCCCAGACTGAAGGACAGGTCATGAAACTTTTCAACCGCGCTGTTAACGATGTTGTTGCCGAATTGAAGGGGTAAATCACTCCCGCACAATTTACTACTTTTGTCCGTTGCACTTCCTGCCGATCTTGCTTAACTTTGCCCGGCAATATTTCCGCCTGCTTTCCATGCAGGCAACTACACAATCTCGACTAATCAAGCCAGTGTCGCGCCTGATACCAAATCCATATCGCCACACGAGCTAACAAAGCAGGAGCAGAAAATGAAAGTTATATGCCTTCAAGGCAGTGCCAGAAAAAATGGTCACACAGCAAAGATGATCGAATGGGTTGAAGCTGAACTTAAAGAAATGGGCCATGAAGCTGAAACCGTCTACCTTAATGATAAGGAACTGAAAGGCTGTATGGCCTGTATGAAATGTAAGGAAAAACCGGAAGAAATTGGCTGTGTGATCAAAGATGATATCCCCGAAATTCTGGAACAGATGGTTCAGGCCGACGCGGTTGTATTCGCCTCCCCGCTCTACTTCTGGGGTGTTTCCGCACAGCTCAAAGCTGTTATCGACAGAACATACAGCCTGTACGTCGACTACCATATGCCAACCCACGAGTCCCTGATCAAAGGCCAGCGTCACGGCATTCTGATCACCGGCGGCGGACCTCTCGAAAACAACGCCGAAGAAACCTTCATCGGCCTCGCCAGAATGCAAAAGCCGCACATGACCAAACACACCGCGACTCTGTTTATGGGCGGCTGTAAAAACCCCGACAACCTCGGGGAAGAAGCCAAACAAAAAGCTGTAGAATTTGCAAAAGATCTCGTTAAGTAAGAATCGCAGCAAATTGAATAAGTAAAAGCCTGACACGATTTATGATCGCGTCAGGCTTTATTTTGTAATATTACATTCCCAGATAAAGCGCAGAATTAATCCATCCCATCCCCCATAAGTCATTTCAAACACCGAAAACGGCATTTCAAACACAAAGCGTAGAATTGATCCCTCCCATTATGCCAGAAGAAGGGCATAATTTTTTTCAGCAAAAAGACGGAGGAACTTTTTATGCTATTTTTCTTTGCTTGTGTGGCATCCCTTATTGTCGGTTATCTTCTTTACGGTAAATTCGTGGACAATGTGTTCGCGCCTGACGTAAACCGCACCACTCCCGCATACGCCATGCGCGATGGTGTTGACTACATGCCCATGCCCATGTGGAAGCTCATGTTCATTCAGGTTCTGGATATCGCCGGAATCGGCCCCATCTTCGGCCCTATCCTCGGTGCCCTGTACGGTCCCGTAGCCCTTATCTGGATCGTCATCGGCTGTATCTTCGGCGGCGCTGTACATGATTACTTCAGCGGTATGCTTTCCATCCGTAACAACGGCGCATCCGTTCCCGAACTGGTCGGGGAATACCTCGGCATGACCGCCCGTCAGGTAATGCGTGTCTTCGCATTCGTACTGCTCATGCTGGTCGGTGTTGTATTCGTACTCGCCCCTGCAAAGCTGCTCACCGGACTGACCGGAGTAGAAACCGGAATCCTCGTGGCCTGCATCTTCGGTTACTATTTCCTCGCCACCATCCTGCCCATTGATAAACTCATCGGCAGACTCTACCCCTTATTCGGCGCACTGCTGCTGGTTATGACTGTTGCCCTCGCAATCGCCCTCATGTTCAGCGGCCACACCATGCTGCCCAACCTCGATTTCGCAGTTAACACCAACCCCGGCGGCAAGCCCATCTGGCCCCTGCTCTTTATTACCCTGTCCTGCGGCGCGATCAGCGGATTCCACGCGACCCAGTCCCCGCTTATGGCCCGCTGCGTAAAGAATGAAAAAGAAGGCCGCCCCGTATTCTACGGCGCAATGATCATCGAAGGTATCATCGGCCTGATCTGGTGTACCCTCGGACTGTCCTTTTACGAATCCCCCGAAGCACTCAACGCTGTTATCGCTGCCGGTTCCCCTTCCGCAGTGGTATCTGAAGTTGCTAACTCCCTGCTCGGCCCCGTAGGCGGAATCTTCGCCATCATCGCAGTAGTAATCCTGCCCATCACCAGTGGTGATACCGCTTTCCGCTCCACCCGCCTCATCGTAGCGGAAACCTTCAAAATGGATCAGGGCCCCGCTATCAAGCGTCTGCTTATCGCAGTACCCCTGTTCATACTCGGTTACATCATCTCCACCCAGAACTTCTCAGCAATCTGGAGATACTTCGGCTTCTCCAACCAGTGCTTGTCCATGCTGGTTCTCTGGACCTCCGCAGTATACCTCGCCCAGCGCGCAAAACTCCACTGGATCGCATCCATCCCCGCAACCTTCATGACCGCAGTTGTCGCCACATTCATCTGCCAGGCCAAGATCGGTTTCGGACTGGACATGAACATCTCCATCATGATCGGTATTGCAGCAGCAGTAGCAGCATTCGGTGCCTTCTTCGTGAAGTACGTGCGCCCCAGCGCAGCAGTTGAGAGCAACTAGACCATCTTCCTATAGACAGACACAGCCACCTTCCTAAATAGAAACCTCCCCCGTTTGCTTTTGCAGGCGGGGGAGGTTTTGATTTAATCGAAACTTGTCTTTTGTGCTACGTCGTAATACAGTGTATTACAAATGGAGACATAAAAATGATAAGCAAAGAACCCAAAAGCGAAGTGGTAACAATTCGCATGACTTCCGAGATGAAAGAGCGAATTGAAAAACTGGCTCAGGCAACCAATAGATCAAAAGCTTTTCTGTTTGGTGAAGCCATCTCAAGCTATCTTGATGTAAATGAGTGGCAAGTCAAGGCAATTCAGGAAGGGCTGGACGAAGCCAGAAGCCCTGAAGCCAAATGGACCGCCCATGAAGACTTAGAGGCAAAGTATGCCGAGAATTAAATGGCTTGAGCGTGCCACTTTAGATCTGGATTCCATATACGAATACATACGCCAAGACGATCCTGAATCAGCAAAAAAAGTTGCATCAACCATTTTAAAAAGTGTAAAAAAACTGGAACAGCATCCTCAAATAGGCCGGGCTGGCAGAGTTCCCGGCACACGCGAATTAATAGTGCTTAAAGGGGCTTATCTTGTAGCTTACTGCTGTAATGAAGAAGTCGAAATTTTACGAGTGTTGCGGCATAGTCAGGATTGGCGTGATATAGAGTAAACGCTTCAGATTCATACTTAAATTTAATTCTTTACTGGTATTAGTTAGTCAACCGTGTAAACAATTTTGCGTGCTTCTCAAAATATAAATTTTTATATTGCACAGGAATCTTATTTTCAATCAACATTTGATACTCATTACCACGCAACACATACGCCGAATACAAACAATAACGCAAAAAACTAGAGGGTAGTTCTGCATCTATAATTGAATAATAAGGCTCATCATACCCATTATCCACAATGTATTTGTACAACACAAACAACAGCAAAAAATGTTTTTGTACAAGGGCAGAAGTATATTTTAAAGGATCACCAAGTACAGCTGCAATTATTTCATCTTCAATTTCAATAAGTAGTTTTTTAAAATCATATTTATTATCCCTAAATTCACTGGTGTAATAGCTTCTATTGGTAGGGAATTTCAAATGAATTTCTGCATATCTTTTTAATGGATCTGGAGTATAGTCATCCCAACTTTCATCAACCTTTAACTTTAATCTTTCTAATAAATTAAAATAAGTAACTTCAAAAGCTTGCTTCTCTGATATTTTTCGTTGTCGTTTTAAATCTCGTTGCTGTAAGGCCATTATTTTTCTCTGATTCTCTGCCTCCTCTTGCTGCTTCTTCATGACGTCAAGCTGAAGCTGAAAATCATCACGTTGAAGCTGTATATCCTCACGCTGCAACTTCAATGCGGCATAAAAGAAAAAGACACCTGCCAAAGCCCAACAAGCTCCAGAAGTGCCCCAATAAAAGAACCAAGCTGTCCTGCACTATCAAGAATTATCTTTTCGCCAATCTGGATAAAACCATCGCGATGCAACAGATAAGTAAAAATACAGGCATTGATCAAACCTACTACAACAAACACCCAACCACTAATTTCATAACTTGTTAGCGATCGACTCGGCCTACTTTTCGACATACTGTAAAATCTCCGAACAAAAATTAATTCCCAACTAACATATGTCGAATTTAAAGCAAAGCAGTCAAAGAGCATCCGCAAAAGGGTTCACGCCCTCCGGGGGTTCGAATCCCCCTACCCCCCAACAACCGCCTCCACCCCGGCAACAATATCAAGTAACTCACCCGTAATGTTCCCCTGCCGGGTAGTACGATACTCGGACTCAAGGACCTCGACATGCTCGATGATGTTTTTCTCGGCTACCTGCATGGCGGCGAGGCGCGAACTGTTCTCGGCAGCTAAAGATTGAACAATTCCGCCGTATACGGAGATATATAGATATTCCCTGAATAAACTTGAGAATAAATCTTGAACCGGAACGTTGGTCATGGGCAGGGATCTTCCATCCCATTTCGTGCTTCCGCTACGCTTATGGAGCGGCAAAATATGACGGGCCGCGACCTTGGCCCCATCGCTAACGTGCAGATTATTAACTATGCTGAAATGATTCATCCCGCGCTTGTTCCGCCACTCTTCCAAATTCTTTTCAATATCATCCACTATAGTATCCACTCCGCGCAGACTGCCCGGAACACGAAAATTCAAATCGACCTCGACTCCTGAATCTTCCAACGCTCCACGCACCCGTTCTCCGCAGGTCCAACAGATTACTTTGTGACCTGCGCTATGGAGTTCATCTACGACCTTTACTGTCTCGGCCCGTGCCAGCTCATTAAACTGCCCGCACATTCCCTGATCGGACCCGATAGCCAGCACAACTGCAAAGCCATCCCTTGGACCGTGGGGCAGAATTCCGGCATTGCGAAAGAATACGGTCCAACCCTGTTCGATGACCTCGGCATACTCACCAACTCCCTTGGCCGCGTTCTCAAAATGACGTATATTAACCGCAGCAAGGGCCTTCATAGTCTTGACCACCGAAAGCAGATCGCCCGTGGTCGCAATCTTCTTGCGTACGGCCTCAAGCTGCTGCATTAGCATCTCTCCATTTCTGCATATGATGCTTAACCGCCTTTTCAAGTTCGGACCAGATTTCATCCTTGGGTTCAGCCTGCGCAAGACGTCCCATGGATTCAAATCCCTCTTCCATACGGCTCAGCAGATACTCCTGCACGTCTGCGATACGCTCCAGCGGAATGTCATCCAGCAATCCCAATGAAACCGTCCAGAGAATCACCACCTGCTGGGCTGCACTAAGCGGCGAAAAACGGTCCTGCTTGAGCAATTCCCGCACCCGCATTCCATGTTCAATGCGATTCCGGGTATCCTGATCAAGTCTTGTGCCGAACCGTGCAAAAGCCTCCAGCTCCTGAAACTGGGAATATGTCAAACGCAGATCGCCGGAAACCTTGCGGTAGGCCTTGGGCTGTGCACGCCCGCCCACTCGGGAAACAGACTTACCCACATCAATTGCCGGGAGCATGCCCTTCTGAAACAGCACCGGGGAAAGATAAATCTGCCCGTCAGTAATAGAAATAAGGTTAGTCGGAATGTAAGCCGAAATGTTCTGGGCCTCGGTTTCCACAATGGGAAGTGCGGTAAGCGTGCCGCCGCCATGTTCCGGTTTCAGCCTTGTGGATCGTTCCAGCAGTCTTGAATGGATATAGAAAATATCACCTGGAAAAGCCTCGCGCCCCGGAGGACGACGCATGAGCAAACTAAGCTGCCTGTAGGCCTGTGCGTGGCGAGTCAAATCATCATAGATAATAAGAACATCCTTGCCCTGTTCCATGAAATATTCAGCCATGCTCGTTGCCGCATAGGGTGCGATATACTGCATACCCGAAGGCGCATCACCCTCAACCACGACTACAAAAGTGTGATCCATGGCCCCATGATTACGCAAAGTATCAATAACCCGCGCCACAGAAGTACTGCGCTGCCCGATGGCGCAATAAACGCATACAACGTCACCCTTTTTCTGATTCAGGATAATATCTAGAGCTATAGCGGTCTTCCCGGTCTGGCGGTCGCCTAGAATCAACTCCCGCTGTCCACGCCCAATGGGAATCAGTGTATCAATCACCTTAATACCGCTGGACATAGGCGTATCCACAGGGGCACGCATCAAAATAGGAGGGGCTTCCGATTCCACCACGCGGGTTTCGAAAGTTTCCGGGGTCGGGCCGCCGTCCAGCGGATTACCAAGCGGATCGACAACGCGCCCGATCAAAGAGTCACCTACGGGTACGCTAAGCACCGTACCGGAAGGAACAGCCTCATCCCCGGCCTTAAGTCCTGTGTTATCACCCAGCAATGCCACGCCGATGGAGTCCGGCAACAAATCAAGGGCCATGCCCGGAATATCATTGCCAAGCGTAATCAATTCTTCTGACCGAACAGAACCAAGGCCCTGCACCTGAGCCACGCCGCGAGCCACGGACAAAACACGGCCGACCTCACGAGAGTCCGGGCTGTATTCCATCTTCTCGCGGCCCTTTTCATGAGCATTCAAGGCTTGATTAATGTTTTTTTCTAGGAATGACATTTTGTATGCCTCCGGCGGCTCTCCGAGGGCTTAAACCCTTTTAAAAAAGGGTTTAAGAATCCCAAAACTTTTTAATAAGGCTTCGCCGCTTCGTTTGAAAAGCGTACGGAAAGTTTAGCTATTTATTTCCGTTAAAATTTTATTTTCCAGTTCAGCGACATAAGAATTTAAATTCCATTCCCACTTTCGATCCCCGGCTATCAATTCTATGCCGAGGCCGAGTCTGGAATCGGTTGTAAAAATTCGTTCATTTTGAACCGGGAACAATTCATCAAGCAATTGTTTCAAGTTTTGTTCTTGTAGCTCAGTATGTTCGAATCCGGTACGGATTAAGATTTCAGAATTTCCACAATCCACTCCGCGTACTTCTTCATCAATACGCTGCATAAATCCGTTTAAGACCAACTGCTCAAAATCACTGCCAGATAAATCTTGTACAATGCGTGCAGCTGTAGCGGAAACTTCATAAATCAATTTCTTGCGCAAGTTGAGCGCGACAGATTCTTTTTCCCGTTCCAGCGCGGAGAGCCATTCTTTGCGCATGGTTTCAATCTCAGCCCGAGCAGATTCCATGGCATGCTCCCGCCACCTTTCCGCCTCGGCATGAATTTCAGCCATGACCTCAGATTCGCGATTATCAAGATCCTCACGCTTACGTAGGAGTTCTATATTAAGGGTCTGCGCTTCAACTCTGGCTTCACGCAGGACCCGCGTCTCACTCGCAATACGCTCTTTACGTTCCTGCATAGCCTCAACAATCGGCTTATACAGAAACAACTTGAGCAGCGCGATAAGCACAAAGAAGTTCAAGATCTGGGCAAAGATCGTGAACCAGTCCAGCAACATTATCAGCCTCCGGCCTTTTCAATGAAGTATGACCAGAACGGATTGGCAAAAAGCAGAATCATAGCCAGTACAAAACAATAAATCGCTGTAGATTCAACCATTGCCATCCCCACAAACAGGAACTTCACAATAGTATTGGTTTCGTCCGGCTGTTGGGCAATGGAGCTAAGTGCCCGTGAAAGAGCCATCCCCTCACCAATTGCCGGCCCGATAGCCCCGATGCCCATGCAAAGCCCTGCCGCAATTATCGACCCGAATGCAATCCAACCAAGAGTTTCCATAAATACCTCCATCAACTCTCATGCACTTCCAGACCTGCTGCAATAAAAACCGCAGCAAGTACTGTAAAAATATAAGCCTGTACCACTCCGATAAGCAGCCCCAGCATCTGCATAATCACCGGAACAAACAACGGCATGATGACCAACAATATCGCGCCCATCATGGTTCCGCTGAGTATATTCCCGAAAAGGCGTACTGCTAAAGCAAAAGTCCGGCTGACTTCACCTATAATGTTAAAGGGCAGCATAAACGGCGAGGGCTGCACGTAACTTTTGAGATAATTGAGTAAACCATTTTGCTTAATACCGTAATATGGAACAGCAAAGAATACGACCAAGCTGAACGCGGTGGTAGTTGAGAGAGATCCCGTGGGCGGCTTGAACCCAGGCACAGCGGAAAGCAGATTAGATACGAGAATGAATATGAACAAGGTTCCAAGTAACGGCAAAAACTTCTTCGGCTGCTGGTTGGTAGCATCTTTGATCTGGGATAGCAGCCCGCCCACTAAAACTTCCAACAAATTCTGCTGCCCTGAAATCTGCGCTGAGGCAGTAACCTTGCGAGTCACAAACCATGAAAATCCCACAAGCAGGACCATAACCAGCCATGTATAAACAATGGTGGCATTCAGCTTGATGAATCCAAAGCTGAAATAAATGATATGGTCCGGGCTTATTTCCATTCAGTCCCCTTCATTTTAAAAATATCAAGCATGCCCATGCCGCAATGATTTGCCAGCGCATAGGTCCGTAATAGGTAAAATCCCAAAAAAGCGGACACAAACGGCAACGGTCCATAACTCATAACCTGCGCAAACCCCCAAAGTGTGATTCCGTAACGGCCCAGATAACTGGACCAGAAAAAGAGTCTTGGCCTCTCGCAACGGGGCAACATGCGCACAGTGAGCCATAATCCTCCGAAATGAATTGCCGAAAGAAGCAAGCCGATACCGAAAGCGGCAATGGTTATCATAAAATTACTGATGATCATCTTCTCCGTCCTTTAACTTCAAATCCTGCTTTTCCCATTCCTCACGTTCCTTGATGATCTTGTTCTTCTCACGATTCATCCATATTCCGGCGAAGAGGCACCCAACAGCCAAGCCCGCTCCAAGCATGGTCATTGTCCAGTTGATCTTGGCTGGCCAGCGGTAATCCAACCACGCACCAAACAAACTTCCCAGCACCACAGGCAGAGCCACCAGCCAGCCCACAGCACCCATGGCTCCGAAAGCCGACCACGCACCAACCGTTCCTTTCTGCTCAGCACGGATTTTGCGCTGTTCTTTCGTGCCTACAGTCTGGCGAAATTCGTCTGTTTTGTGATCACCGGGCTTATGTTCACTCATGTAGTCTCCACCTCTATGAG
This region of Desulfovibrio sp. JC022 genomic DNA includes:
- a CDS encoding ATP synthase subunit I, which gives rise to MIISNFMITIAAFGIGLLLSAIHFGGLWLTVRMLPRCERPRLFFWSSYLGRYGITLWGFAQVMSYGPLPFVSAFLGFYLLRTYALANHCGMGMLDIFKMKGTEWK
- a CDS encoding type II toxin-antitoxin system RelE/ParE family toxin, translating into MPRIKWLERATLDLDSIYEYIRQDDPESAKKVASTILKSVKKLEQHPQIGRAGRVPGTRELIVLKGAYLVAYCCNEEVEILRVLRHSQDWRDIE
- a CDS encoding ATPase, with translation MLLDWFTIFAQILNFFVLIALLKLFLYKPIVEAMQERKERIASETRVLREARVEAQTLNIELLRKREDLDNRESEVMAEIHAEAERWREHAMESARAEIETMRKEWLSALEREKESVALNLRKKLIYEVSATAARIVQDLSGSDFEQLVLNGFMQRIDEEVRGVDCGNSEILIRTGFEHTELQEQNLKQLLDELFPVQNERIFTTDSRLGLGIELIAGDRKWEWNLNSYVAELENKILTEINS
- a CDS encoding F0F1 ATP synthase subunit A — its product is MEISPDHIIYFSFGFIKLNATIVYTWLVMVLLVGFSWFVTRKVTASAQISGQQNLLEVLVGGLLSQIKDATNQQPKKFLPLLGTLFIFILVSNLLSAVPGFKPPTGSLSTTTAFSLVVFFAVPYYGIKQNGLLNYLKSYVQPSPFMLPFNIIGEVSRTFALAVRLFGNILSGTMMGAILLVIMPLFVPVIMQMLGLLIGVVQAYIFTVLAAVFIAAGLEVHES
- a CDS encoding AtpZ/AtpI family protein — its product is MSEHKPGDHKTDEFRQTVGTKEQRKIRAEQKGTVGAWSAFGAMGAVGWLVALPVVLGSLFGAWLDYRWPAKINWTMTMLGAGLAVGCLFAGIWMNREKNKIIKEREEWEKQDLKLKDGEDDHQ
- a CDS encoding CopG family ribbon-helix-helix protein yields the protein MISKEPKSEVVTIRMTSEMKERIEKLAQATNRSKAFLFGEAISSYLDVNEWQVKAIQEGLDEARSPEAKWTAHEDLEAKYAEN
- a CDS encoding flavodoxin family protein is translated as MKVICLQGSARKNGHTAKMIEWVEAELKEMGHEAETVYLNDKELKGCMACMKCKEKPEEIGCVIKDDIPEILEQMVQADAVVFASPLYFWGVSAQLKAVIDRTYSLYVDYHMPTHESLIKGQRHGILITGGGPLENNAEETFIGLARMQKPHMTKHTATLFMGGCKNPDNLGEEAKQKAVEFAKDLVK
- a CDS encoding carbon starvation protein A; translated protein: MLFFFACVASLIVGYLLYGKFVDNVFAPDVNRTTPAYAMRDGVDYMPMPMWKLMFIQVLDIAGIGPIFGPILGALYGPVALIWIVIGCIFGGAVHDYFSGMLSIRNNGASVPELVGEYLGMTARQVMRVFAFVLLMLVGVVFVLAPAKLLTGLTGVETGILVACIFGYYFLATILPIDKLIGRLYPLFGALLLVMTVALAIALMFSGHTMLPNLDFAVNTNPGGKPIWPLLFITLSCGAISGFHATQSPLMARCVKNEKEGRPVFYGAMIIEGIIGLIWCTLGLSFYESPEALNAVIAAGSPSAVVSEVANSLLGPVGGIFAIIAVVILPITSGDTAFRSTRLIVAETFKMDQGPAIKRLLIAVPLFILGYIISTQNFSAIWRYFGFSNQCLSMLVLWTSAVYLAQRAKLHWIASIPATFMTAVVATFICQAKIGFGLDMNISIMIGIAAAVAAFGAFFVKYVRPSAAVESN
- a CDS encoding F0F1 ATP synthase subunit gamma codes for the protein MQQLEAVRKKIATTGDLLSVVKTMKALAAVNIRHFENAAKGVGEYAEVIEQGWTVFFRNAGILPHGPRDGFAVVLAIGSDQGMCGQFNELARAETVKVVDELHSAGHKVICWTCGERVRGALEDSGVEVDLNFRVPGSLRGVDTIVDDIEKNLEEWRNKRGMNHFSIVNNLHVSDGAKVAARHILPLHKRSGSTKWDGRSLPMTNVPVQDLFSSLFREYLYISVYGGIVQSLAAENSSRLAAMQVAEKNIIEHVEVLESEYRTTRQGNITGELLDIVAGVEAVVGG
- a CDS encoding F0F1 ATP synthase subunit C, with the protein product METLGWIAFGSIIAAGLCMGIGAIGPAIGEGMALSRALSSIAQQPDETNTIVKFLFVGMAMVESTAIYCFVLAMILLFANPFWSYFIEKAGG
- a CDS encoding F0F1 ATP synthase subunit alpha, producing MSFLEKNINQALNAHEKGREKMEYSPDSREVGRVLSVARGVAQVQGLGSVRSEELITLGNDIPGMALDLLPDSIGVALLGDNTGLKAGDEAVPSGTVLSVPVGDSLIGRVVDPLGNPLDGGPTPETFETRVVESEAPPILMRAPVDTPMSSGIKVIDTLIPIGRGQRELILGDRQTGKTAIALDIILNQKKGDVVCVYCAIGQRSTSVARVIDTLRNHGAMDHTFVVVVEGDAPSGMQYIAPYAATSMAEYFMEQGKDVLIIYDDLTRHAQAYRQLSLLMRRPPGREAFPGDIFYIHSRLLERSTRLKPEHGGGTLTALPIVETEAQNISAYIPTNLISITDGQIYLSPVLFQKGMLPAIDVGKSVSRVGGRAQPKAYRKVSGDLRLTYSQFQELEAFARFGTRLDQDTRNRIEHGMRVRELLKQDRFSPLSAAQQVVILWTVSLGLLDDIPLERIADVQEYLLSRMEEGFESMGRLAQAEPKDEIWSELEKAVKHHMQKWRDANAAA